A single region of the Amphiura filiformis chromosome 7, Afil_fr2py, whole genome shotgun sequence genome encodes:
- the LOC140157233 gene encoding uncharacterized protein isoform X2 — protein MALKRLKPYSCAFCRLNHYYWDKFKAHVNRHLIKYVRASRYKSVLCQNKNGMIERHLNNNGKQRYQCSNSLNIKEKPYQCEYCQKCFTTKSDLERHIRIHTKEKPFSCEYCQKSFTNKCNKTKHTRIHTKEKPYQCKYCHRCFNKSDLEIHIRIHTKENPYQCEYCQKCFTYKNHLDRHVRIHTKEKPYQCEYCQKSFTNKFNLERHIKTHTKEKPYQCEYCQKCFTTKSNQTNHTRIHTKEKPYQCKYCHRCFNKSDLERHIRIHTKEKPYQCEYCQKCFTRSSILTKHIRTHTKENPYQCEYCQKCFTYKNNLDRHVRIHTKEKPYQCEYCQKSFTNKFNLERHIKTHTKEKPYQCEYCGNCFSQKQTLSYHIRTHTKEKPYQCEYCQRSFSLKFHLERHIRIHTKEKPYQCEYCQKCFARKCKLKRHIGTHTKET, from the coding sequence ATGGCATTGAAAAGACTGAAACCATATTCTTGTGCATTTTGCAGACTCAATCATTATTATTGGGACAAATTTAAAGCTCATGTTAATAGACATCTGATTAAATATGTGCGGGCTAGTAGGTACAAAAGTGTGCTTTGCCAGAACAAAAATGGCATGATAGAAAGACATTTGAATAACAACGGGAAGCAAAGGTACCAATGCAGTAACTCCTTAAACataaaagagaaaccatatcagtgtgaatattgtcagaagtgtTTTACTACCAAGTCTGATCTGGAAAggcacatcagaattcacaccaaagagaaacccttttcgtgtgaatattgtcagaagtcTTTTACTAACAAGtgtaataaaacaaaacacacgagaattcataccaaagagaaaccgtaccaGTGTAAATATTGTCACAGATGTTTTAACAAGTCTGATCTGGAAATACACATcagaattcataccaaagagaacccatatcagtgtgaatattgtcagaagtgtTTTACTTACAAGAATCATCTAGACAGACacgtcagaattcacaccaaagagaaaccatatcagtgtgaatattgtcagaagtcTTTTACTAACAAGTTCAATCTTGAAagacacatcaaaactcacaccaaagagaaaccatatcagtgtgaatattgtcagaagtgtTTTACTACCAAGTCTAATCAAACAAACCACAcgagaattcacaccaaagagaaaccgtaccaGTGTAAATATTGTCACAGATGTTTTAACAAGTCTGATCTGGAAAGGCACATcagaattcataccaaagagaaaccgtatcagtgtgaatattgtcagaaatgttttacacggaGTAGTATTCTGacaaaacacatcagaactcataccaaagagaacccatatcagtgtgaatattgtcagaagtgtTTTACTTACAAGAATAATCTAGACAGACacgtcagaattcacaccaaagagaaaccatatcagtgtgaatattgtcagaagtcTTTTACTAACAAGTTCAATCTTGAAagacacatcaaaactcacaccaaagagaaaccatatcagtgtgaatattgtggaAATTGTTTTTCTCAAAAGCAAACCCTCTCATACCACATcaggactcacaccaaagagaaaccttatcagtgtgaatattgtcaaagGTCTTTTTCTCTGAAGTTTCATCTGGaaagacacatcagaattcataccaaagagaaaccgtatcagtgtgaatattgtcagaaatgttttgctcggAAGTGTAAACTGAAAAGACATATcggaactcacaccaaagaaacctAA